A stretch of the Vitis riparia cultivar Riparia Gloire de Montpellier isolate 1030 chromosome 13, EGFV_Vit.rip_1.0, whole genome shotgun sequence genome encodes the following:
- the LOC117928954 gene encoding putative disease resistance protein At1g50180 isoform X1, protein MAEAIVSFAVERLGDLLIQEASFLHGVTDKIAEIQVELRRMKCFLKDADARRDEDETIRNWVAEIREAAYDAEDTVETFAFKVARRRRSGLQNILKRYACILSEFKALHEVGTEIDAIKNRISSLSTSLQSYNIKSIEGESSGSRNERQRILRRSYSHVVDEDTLGVEGNVKILMEQLVQPDKRCSVVSIWGMGGLGKTTLAKKVYHHGAVRRHFDCFAWSSVSQQFNIRAVVQEILINFMSPPQEQRKEIEKMSDNEVLKRVYRIQEEKKCLVILDDVWTTEAWDTLRPAFPLQKVGSKILLTTRNKAVASHADPQGFLYQPKCLTEEESWELLQRRAFLRNDNGTDPTINNMEEVGKEMARYCGGLPLAVVVLGGLLATNHTLYDWERIHRNIKSYLMRGIDNYKQQDSGVSNVLALSYQDLSCHLKSCFLYLAHFPEDYEIRTKSLVRMWVAEGIISKVGEQTLEDVAEGYLDELIQRCMVQVGRTSSNGRVHTIQLHDLMRDLCLSKAKEENFLEIIGFQQVETFSSSVVTTPTLDKVRRRAIYLDQSLPVQSDAEARAVSKNKDEDANIYVKLNPENGTPLRSLLIFSPPKEVTVHWMLRKLNLKKFTLLRVLSLEGLSLGEKLPKSIGNLVHLKFLSFKYASLLHFPSSIRNLGCIQTLDLRITRPMICFRMNEVIGRMKWLRHLYLPFDLHVGNSKVQWGNLSNLETLKNFDAVQWDIKDLAHLTKLQKLEVKRVKSFKELDVILKPSHPISSNLRSLGLKHVGTKVEEIDLKQLSMCPHLYKLRLHGEISNLPGHFFFPPNLTMLTLRSSKLKQDPTPILECLLNLTILSLLRDFYIGEEMVFSKNGFPRLKDLAIFSHSVKRLKVDKGAMPNLKNLAIVDCTSLEMVPEEVKYITTLQTLDVAFMPKDFIQRLQVINGKEGEDFYKVEHVPSIKLIDDEGERRSVRP, encoded by the exons ATGGCGGAGGCAATTGTGTCCTTTGCTGTGGAAAGGCTAGGTGACCTGTTGATTCAAGAGGCAAGTTTCTTGCATGGGGTGACTGACAAAATTGCAGAAATTCAGGTCGAGCTTAGGCGGATGAAATGTTTTCTGAAAGATGCAGACGCAAGACGAGATGAGGATGAGACAATTCGCAATTGGGTTGCTGAAATTAGAGAGGCTGCATATGATGCCGAAGACACTGTAGAGACTTTTGCCTTCAAGGTTGCCAGGAGGAGGAGAAGTGGCCTTCAAAACATCCTCAAGAGGTATGCTTGCATCTTATCAGAATTTAAAGCACTCCATGAGGTTGGGACAGAGATTGATGCCATAAAAAACAGAATCTCCAGTCTCAGTACAAGTTTACAGAGCTATAACATAAAGAGCATAGAAGGAGAAAGCTCCGGTTCCAGAAATGAGAGGCAACGTATCCTCAGGCGGTCTTACTCCCACGTTGTTGATGAAGACACACTTGGAGTGGAGGGAAACGTGAAGATCTTGATGGAACAGCTCGTGCAACCTGACAAAAGATGCTCAGTTGTGTCGATATGGGGTATGGGGGGCCTGGGAAAAACCACTCTCGCAAAGAAGGTTTACCATCATGGTGCTGTTAGGCGTCATTTTGATTGTTTTGCTTGGAGTTCCGTATCTCAACAATTCAACATCAGAGCGGTTGTACAAGAAATATTAATCAACTTCATGTCTCCTCCTCAAGAGCAGAGGAAGGAAATTGAGAAGATGAGTGACAATGAGGTATTAAAGAGAGTTTATCGAATAcaagaggaaaagaaatgtctggtgATTCTGGACGATGTGTGGACTACAGAAGCTTGGGACACGCTAAGACCTGCCTTTCCACTGCAAAAGGTAGGCAGCAAGATACTACTCACCACCCGGAACAAAGCGGTGGCTTCACATGCGGATCCACAAGGCTTCTTGTACCAACCAAAGTGTTTAACTGAGGAAGAGAGTTGGGAGCTTCTTCAGAGAAGAGCCTTCCTCAGAAATGATAATGGTACAG ATCCTACCATTAACAACATGGAGGAGGTGGGAAAGGAAATGGCTAGATATTGTGGAGGTTTGCCATTGGCTGTTGTTGTGCTTGGAGGACTTCTAGCTACAAACCACACGTTGTATGATTGGGAGAGAATTCATAGAAATATTAAATCATACTTGATGAGAGGCATAGACAATTACAAGCAGCAAGACAGTGGAGTCTCCAATGTGTTAGCTTTAAGTTACCAAGATttgtcatgccacttaaaatctTGCTTTCTCTATTTAGCCCATTTCCCCGAGGACTATGAAATTCGAACAAAAAGTTTGGTTCGAATGTGGGTGGCTGAAGGGATTATATCAAAGGTGGGAGAACAAACATTGGAGGATGTTGCAGAAGGGTATCTGGATGAGCTCATTCAAAGGTGTATGGTTCAAGTAGGAAGAACAAGTTCAAATGGAAGAGTCCATACTATCCAGTTGCATGACCTAATGCGAGATTTATGCTTGTCAAaggcaaaagaagaaaattttcttgagatTATCGGTTTTCAGCAAGTggaaacattttcatcttctgtGGTAACAACACCTACTCTAGATAAAGTCCGAAGACGTGCCATATATCTAGATCAATCTCTTCCTGTACAGAGTGATGCAGAGGCTAGAGCAGTCTCcaaaaataaagatgaagatGCTAATATTTATGTCAAATTGAACCCAGAAAATGGCACACCCCTCCGATCTCTTCTAATATTCTCTCCACCAAAAGAAGTGACAGTACACTGGATGCTGAGGAAGTTGAACCTGAAGAAGTTCACATTATTAAGAGTGTTAAGTCTTGAGGGACTTTCACTGGgagaaaaattaccaaaatcaatAGGCAACCTCGTACACTTGAAGTTCTTGAGTTTTAAATATGCTAGTCTCTTACACTTCCCATCATCTATAAGAAATTTAGGTTGCATCCAGACCCTGGATTTACGGATTACTCGACCGATGATTTGTTTTAGAATGAACGAAGTGATAGGTAGGATGAAATGGCTAAGACATCTCTACCTTCCTTTCGATCTTCATGTGGGTAATAGTAAGGTGCAATGGGGCAACCTGAGTAACTTGGAGACGTTAAAAAACTTTGATGCAGTACAATGGGACATAAAAGATTTGGCCCACTTGACCAAGCttcaaaaattggaagtgaAGAGAGTCAAAAGCTTTAAAGAGTTGGATGTAATTCTCAAACCCTCCCATCCCATTTCAAGCAATCTTCGTTCCTTAGGTTTGAAACATGTTGGTACCAAAGTGGAAGAAATAGATCTAAAGCAACTATCAATGTGTCCACATCTTTATAAGTTACGCCTACATGGAGAAATAAGCAACTTGCCTGGGCACTTCTTCTTCCCTCCAAACCTCACTATGTTAACCTTGAGATCTTCTAAACTAAAACAGGACCCGACACCGATTCTAGAGTGCCTTCTTAACTTGACAATCCTTTCCTTATTGCGTGATTTTTACATTGGGGAGGAAATGGTTTTCTCTAAGAATGGGTTCCCTCGGCTCAAAGATCTGGCAATCTTCAGTCACTCCGTGAAAAGGTTGAAGGTGGATAAAGGTGCAATGCCTAATCTTAAGAATTTAGCTATTGTTGATTGTACATCATTGGAAATGGTTCCTGAAGAAGTGAAGTATATCACTACCCTTCAGACATTGGACGTTGCCTTTATGCCCAAAGATTTCATACAGAGGCTTCAAGTGATAAATGGGAAAGAAGGGGAGGATTTCTACAAAGTCGAACACGTGCCGTCCATCAAATTAATTGATG ATGAGGGTGAAAGGAGAAGTGTCCGCccatga
- the LOC117928954 gene encoding putative disease resistance protein At1g50180 isoform X2 has protein sequence MAEAIVSFAVERLGDLLIQEASFLHGVTDKIAEIQVELRRMKCFLKDADARRDEDETIRNWVAEIREAAYDAEDTVETFAFKVARRRRSGLQNILKRYACILSEFKALHEVGTEIDAIKNRISSLSTSLQSYNIKSIEGESSGSRNERQRILRRSYSHVVDEDTLGVEGNVKILMEQLVQPDKRCSVVSIWGMGGLGKTTLAKKVYHHGAVRRHFDCFAWSSVSQQFNIRAVVQEILINFMSPPQEQRKEIEKMSDNEVLKRVYRIQEEKKCLVILDDVWTTEAWDTLRPAFPLQKVGSKILLTTRNKAVASHADPQGFLYQPKCLTEEESWELLQRRAFLRNDNDPTINNMEEVGKEMARYCGGLPLAVVVLGGLLATNHTLYDWERIHRNIKSYLMRGIDNYKQQDSGVSNVLALSYQDLSCHLKSCFLYLAHFPEDYEIRTKSLVRMWVAEGIISKVGEQTLEDVAEGYLDELIQRCMVQVGRTSSNGRVHTIQLHDLMRDLCLSKAKEENFLEIIGFQQVETFSSSVVTTPTLDKVRRRAIYLDQSLPVQSDAEARAVSKNKDEDANIYVKLNPENGTPLRSLLIFSPPKEVTVHWMLRKLNLKKFTLLRVLSLEGLSLGEKLPKSIGNLVHLKFLSFKYASLLHFPSSIRNLGCIQTLDLRITRPMICFRMNEVIGRMKWLRHLYLPFDLHVGNSKVQWGNLSNLETLKNFDAVQWDIKDLAHLTKLQKLEVKRVKSFKELDVILKPSHPISSNLRSLGLKHVGTKVEEIDLKQLSMCPHLYKLRLHGEISNLPGHFFFPPNLTMLTLRSSKLKQDPTPILECLLNLTILSLLRDFYIGEEMVFSKNGFPRLKDLAIFSHSVKRLKVDKGAMPNLKNLAIVDCTSLEMVPEEVKYITTLQTLDVAFMPKDFIQRLQVINGKEGEDFYKVEHVPSIKLIDDEGERRSVRP, from the exons ATGGCGGAGGCAATTGTGTCCTTTGCTGTGGAAAGGCTAGGTGACCTGTTGATTCAAGAGGCAAGTTTCTTGCATGGGGTGACTGACAAAATTGCAGAAATTCAGGTCGAGCTTAGGCGGATGAAATGTTTTCTGAAAGATGCAGACGCAAGACGAGATGAGGATGAGACAATTCGCAATTGGGTTGCTGAAATTAGAGAGGCTGCATATGATGCCGAAGACACTGTAGAGACTTTTGCCTTCAAGGTTGCCAGGAGGAGGAGAAGTGGCCTTCAAAACATCCTCAAGAGGTATGCTTGCATCTTATCAGAATTTAAAGCACTCCATGAGGTTGGGACAGAGATTGATGCCATAAAAAACAGAATCTCCAGTCTCAGTACAAGTTTACAGAGCTATAACATAAAGAGCATAGAAGGAGAAAGCTCCGGTTCCAGAAATGAGAGGCAACGTATCCTCAGGCGGTCTTACTCCCACGTTGTTGATGAAGACACACTTGGAGTGGAGGGAAACGTGAAGATCTTGATGGAACAGCTCGTGCAACCTGACAAAAGATGCTCAGTTGTGTCGATATGGGGTATGGGGGGCCTGGGAAAAACCACTCTCGCAAAGAAGGTTTACCATCATGGTGCTGTTAGGCGTCATTTTGATTGTTTTGCTTGGAGTTCCGTATCTCAACAATTCAACATCAGAGCGGTTGTACAAGAAATATTAATCAACTTCATGTCTCCTCCTCAAGAGCAGAGGAAGGAAATTGAGAAGATGAGTGACAATGAGGTATTAAAGAGAGTTTATCGAATAcaagaggaaaagaaatgtctggtgATTCTGGACGATGTGTGGACTACAGAAGCTTGGGACACGCTAAGACCTGCCTTTCCACTGCAAAAGGTAGGCAGCAAGATACTACTCACCACCCGGAACAAAGCGGTGGCTTCACATGCGGATCCACAAGGCTTCTTGTACCAACCAAAGTGTTTAACTGAGGAAGAGAGTTGGGAGCTTCTTCAGAGAAGAGCCTTCCTCAGAAATGATAATG ATCCTACCATTAACAACATGGAGGAGGTGGGAAAGGAAATGGCTAGATATTGTGGAGGTTTGCCATTGGCTGTTGTTGTGCTTGGAGGACTTCTAGCTACAAACCACACGTTGTATGATTGGGAGAGAATTCATAGAAATATTAAATCATACTTGATGAGAGGCATAGACAATTACAAGCAGCAAGACAGTGGAGTCTCCAATGTGTTAGCTTTAAGTTACCAAGATttgtcatgccacttaaaatctTGCTTTCTCTATTTAGCCCATTTCCCCGAGGACTATGAAATTCGAACAAAAAGTTTGGTTCGAATGTGGGTGGCTGAAGGGATTATATCAAAGGTGGGAGAACAAACATTGGAGGATGTTGCAGAAGGGTATCTGGATGAGCTCATTCAAAGGTGTATGGTTCAAGTAGGAAGAACAAGTTCAAATGGAAGAGTCCATACTATCCAGTTGCATGACCTAATGCGAGATTTATGCTTGTCAAaggcaaaagaagaaaattttcttgagatTATCGGTTTTCAGCAAGTggaaacattttcatcttctgtGGTAACAACACCTACTCTAGATAAAGTCCGAAGACGTGCCATATATCTAGATCAATCTCTTCCTGTACAGAGTGATGCAGAGGCTAGAGCAGTCTCcaaaaataaagatgaagatGCTAATATTTATGTCAAATTGAACCCAGAAAATGGCACACCCCTCCGATCTCTTCTAATATTCTCTCCACCAAAAGAAGTGACAGTACACTGGATGCTGAGGAAGTTGAACCTGAAGAAGTTCACATTATTAAGAGTGTTAAGTCTTGAGGGACTTTCACTGGgagaaaaattaccaaaatcaatAGGCAACCTCGTACACTTGAAGTTCTTGAGTTTTAAATATGCTAGTCTCTTACACTTCCCATCATCTATAAGAAATTTAGGTTGCATCCAGACCCTGGATTTACGGATTACTCGACCGATGATTTGTTTTAGAATGAACGAAGTGATAGGTAGGATGAAATGGCTAAGACATCTCTACCTTCCTTTCGATCTTCATGTGGGTAATAGTAAGGTGCAATGGGGCAACCTGAGTAACTTGGAGACGTTAAAAAACTTTGATGCAGTACAATGGGACATAAAAGATTTGGCCCACTTGACCAAGCttcaaaaattggaagtgaAGAGAGTCAAAAGCTTTAAAGAGTTGGATGTAATTCTCAAACCCTCCCATCCCATTTCAAGCAATCTTCGTTCCTTAGGTTTGAAACATGTTGGTACCAAAGTGGAAGAAATAGATCTAAAGCAACTATCAATGTGTCCACATCTTTATAAGTTACGCCTACATGGAGAAATAAGCAACTTGCCTGGGCACTTCTTCTTCCCTCCAAACCTCACTATGTTAACCTTGAGATCTTCTAAACTAAAACAGGACCCGACACCGATTCTAGAGTGCCTTCTTAACTTGACAATCCTTTCCTTATTGCGTGATTTTTACATTGGGGAGGAAATGGTTTTCTCTAAGAATGGGTTCCCTCGGCTCAAAGATCTGGCAATCTTCAGTCACTCCGTGAAAAGGTTGAAGGTGGATAAAGGTGCAATGCCTAATCTTAAGAATTTAGCTATTGTTGATTGTACATCATTGGAAATGGTTCCTGAAGAAGTGAAGTATATCACTACCCTTCAGACATTGGACGTTGCCTTTATGCCCAAAGATTTCATACAGAGGCTTCAAGTGATAAATGGGAAAGAAGGGGAGGATTTCTACAAAGTCGAACACGTGCCGTCCATCAAATTAATTGATG ATGAGGGTGAAAGGAGAAGTGTCCGCccatga
- the LOC117927833 gene encoding disease resistance protein RPP8-like isoform X1 — translation MAVHMVRTEIDAIKNKLSSLTASLQRYDINKIRGGSSSSRNSRQQLIRRPTYSHLDDEDTIGVGESTKILVERLVEPDKRCSVVCIYGMGGLGKTTLARKVYHHVRVRRHFDHFAWSSISQYLDIRAVVQGILIKLTSPSGEQRREIDNMSDDEVLERLYKIQEEKKCLVVLDDVWRRQDWESLRPAFPIGKEGSRIVVTTRCQAASIVDPNMAFFHQPKFLTGEESWELLQRKALPTRNDDGTDPSIANVEELGKEMVRYCGGLPLAIVVLGGLLATKHTFYEWERVQRNIKSYLRRGKDNYEQQGSGVSDVLALSYQDLPYYLKSCFLYLANFPEDYEIPTRPLVRMWVAEGIISEAREETLEDVAEGYLDELIGRCMVQAGRVSSNGRVKTCRLHDLMQDLCSSKAKEENFLEIINLQEVETFSSSRVTTLVPNKVRRRAIYLDQSIHMEIVNRNEGANSNANLNVENGMHLRSLLIFYPPTKNSVHWMMRKLDLKNFKLLRVLSLEGLSLEEKLPRAIGNLIHLKYLSLKYAKLLCFPSSIRNLSCIQTLDLRLVSVHRVTCSKVRDVIGRMKWLRHLCLPQYLNMDDSKVQWDSLSNLETLKNFNAKQWAVKDLAHLAKLRKLKINNVKSFKELGVILKPSCPISNILHSLVLDDVSSKIEETDLRQLSICQHLYKLFLGGEINSLPGHHHFPPNLMKLTLWESHLKQDPIPILEKLLNLTTLHLKIDCYFGEEMVFSAHGFPRLKYLHVSYIDYLRRLRVDKGAMPNLKSLTIVRCKSLEMVPEGLRYITTLQALEIKYMHKEFMERLQVINGKEGEDFYKVQHVASISLIVGKSFVLFLLSFYI, via the exons ATGGCAGTCCACATGGTTAGGACAGAGATTGATGCCATAAAAAACAAACTCTCCAGTCTCACTGCAAGTTTACAAAGGTAtgacataaataaaattagaggaGGAAGCTCAAGTTCCAGAAATAGCAGGCAACAACTGATCCGTAGGCCAACTTACTCCCACCTCGATGATGAAGATACAATTGGGGTGGGGGAAAGTACAAAGATTTTGGTGGAACGGCTGGTGGAACCAGACAAGAGATGCTCCGTTGTGTGCATATATGGTATGGGGGGTCTGGGAAAGACTACTCTTGCTAGAAAGGTTTACCATCATGTCCGTGTCAGGCGTCATTTTGATCATTTTGCTTGGAGTTCCATATCTCAATACTTGGACATCAGAGCTGTTGTGCAAGGAATACTGATCAAATTGACATCTCCTTCGGGAGAGCAGAGAAGGGAAATTGACAACATGAGTGATGATGAAGTATTGGAGAGATTGTATAAAATTcaagaggaaaagaaatgtctggtgGTTCTTGATGATGTGTGGAGAAGACAAGATTGGGAGAGTCTAAGACCTGCCTTTCCAATTGGAAAGGAGGGCAGCAGGATTGTGGTCACCACTCGGTGCCAGGCAGCTTCAATTGTGGATCCAAACATGGCTTTCTTTCACCAACCAAAGTTTTTAACAGGGGAGGAGAGTTGGGAGCTTCTTCAGAGAAAAGCATTGCCAACTAGAAATGATGATGGTACAG ATCCTAGCATTGCCAACGTGGAGGAGTTGGGAAAGGAAATGGTAAGATATTGTGGAGGTTTGCCATTGGCTATTGTTGTGCTTGGTGGACTTCTAGCTACAAAACACACATTCTATGAGTGGGAGAGAGttcaaagaaatattaaatcatACTTGAGAAGAGGCAAAGATAATTACGAGCAGCAAGGCAGTGGAGTGTCTGATGTGTTAGCTTTAAGTTATCAAGACTTGCCATACTACTTAAAATCATGCTTTCTCTATTTAGCCAATTTTCCTGAGGACTATGAAATACCAACCAGACCTTTGGTTCGAATGTGGGTGGCTGAAGGGATTATATCAGAGGCGAGAGAAGAAACATTGGAAGATGTTGCAGAAGGGTATCTGGATGAACTAATTGGAAGGTGTATGGTTCAAGCAGGAAGAGTAAGTTCAAACGGAAGAGTCAAAACTTGTCGCCTACATGACCTTATGCAAGATTTATGTTCATCAAAGGCAAAAGAAGAAAACTTTCTTGAGATTATTAATCTTCAGGAAGTAGAGACATTTTCATCCTCTAGAGTAACAACACTCGTTCCAAATAAAGTCCGAAGACGTGCCATATATCTAGATCAATCTATTCATATGGAGATTGTTAATAGAAATGAAGGTGCTAATAGCAACGCCAACTTGAACGTAGAGAATGGTATGCACCTTCGATCTCTCCTAATATTCTATCCACCAACAAAAAATTCAGTCCACTGGATGATGAGGAAGTTGGACTTGAAGAACTTCAAACTATTGAGAGTGCTTAGTCTTGAGGGACTTTCATTGGAAGAAAAATTACCAAGAGCAATTGGTAACCTAATACACTTGAAGTACTTAAGTCTTAAATATGCTAAGCTATTATGCTTTCCATCATCCATAAGAAATTTAAGTTGTATCCAAACTTTAGATTTACGGCTTGTCAGTGTTCATCGGGTAACTTGCTCTAAAGTACGTGATGTGATAGGTAGAATGAAATGGCTAAGACATCTTTGCCTTCCTCAATATCTTAATATGGATGACAGCAAGGTGCAATGGGACAGCCTAAGCAACTTGGAGACGCTAAAAAACTTTAATGCAAAGCAATGGGCTGTAAAGGATTTGGCACACTTGGCCAAGCTTCGGAAATTGAAGATAAATAATGTCAAAAGCTTTAAAGAGTTGGGGGTAATTCTCAAACCCTCTTGTCCCATTTCAAACATTCTTCATTCCTTGGTTTTGGATGATGTAAGTTCCAAAATTGAAGAAACAGATCTAAGGCAGTTATCTATATGCCAACATCTTTATAAGCTATTCTTGGGAGGAGAAATAAACAGTTTGCCTGGGCACCACCACTTCCCTCCAAACCTCATGAAGTTAACCTTATGGGAGTCTCACCTAAAACAGGATCCGATACCAATTTTAGAGAAGCTTCTTAACTTGACAACCCTACACTTAAAGATTGACTGTTACTTTGGGGAGGAAATGGTTTTCTCTGCACATGGGTTCCCTCGACTCAAGTATCTGCATGTCTCCTATATCGATTACTTAAGAAGGTTGAGGGTGGATAAAGGTGCAATGCCTAATCTTAAGAGTTTAACAATTGTTAGATGCAAATCATTGGAAATGGTTCCTGAAGGACTAAGGTATATCACTACCCTTCAAGCATTGGAGATCAAGTATATGCACAAAGAGTTCATGGAGAGGCTTCAAGtgataaatggaaaagaagggGAGGATTTTTACAAAGTCCAACATGTGGCCTCCATCTCATTAATTGTTGGTAAGTCatttgtactttttcttttatccttctacatataa
- the LOC117927833 gene encoding disease resistance protein RPP8-like isoform X2, with product MAVHMVRTEIDAIKNKLSSLTASLQRYDINKIRGGSSSSRNSRQQLIRRPTYSHLDDEDTIGVGESTKILVERLVEPDKRCSVVCIYGMGGLGKTTLARKVYHHVRVRRHFDHFAWSSISQYLDIRAVVQGILIKLTSPSGEQRREIDNMSDDEVLERLYKIQEEKKCLVVLDDVWRRQDWESLRPAFPIGKEGSRIVVTTRCQAASIVDPNMAFFHQPKFLTGEESWELLQRKALPTRNDDGTDPSIANVEELGKEMVRYCGGLPLAIVVLGGLLATKHTFYEWERVQRNIKSYLRRGKDNYEQQGSGVSDVLALSYQDLPYYLKSCFLYLANFPEDYEIPTRPLVRMWVAEGIISEAREETLEDVAEGYLDELIGRCMVQAGRVSSNGRVKTCRLHDLMQDLCSSKAKEENFLEIINLQEVETFSSSRVTTLVPNKVRRRAIYLDQSIHMEIVNRNEGANSNANLNVENGMHLRSLLIFYPPTKNSVHWMMRKLDLKNFKLLRVLSLEGLSLEEKLPRAIGNLIHLKYLSLKYAKLLCFPSSIRNLSCIQTLDLRLVSVHRVTCSKVRDVIGRMKWLRHLCLPQYLNMDDSKVQWDSLSNLETLKNFNAKQWAVKDLAHLAKLRKLKINNVKSFKELGVILKPSCPISNILHSLVLDDVSSKIEETDLRQLSICQHLYKLFLGGEINSLPGHHHFPPNLMKLTLWESHLKQDPIPILEKLLNLTTLHLKIDCYFGEEMVFSAHGFPRLKYLHVSYIDYLRRLRVDKGAMPNLKSLTIVRCKSLEMVPEGLRYITTLQALEIKYMHKEFMERLQVINGKEGEDFYKVQHVASISLIVENSQRGFK from the exons ATGGCAGTCCACATGGTTAGGACAGAGATTGATGCCATAAAAAACAAACTCTCCAGTCTCACTGCAAGTTTACAAAGGTAtgacataaataaaattagaggaGGAAGCTCAAGTTCCAGAAATAGCAGGCAACAACTGATCCGTAGGCCAACTTACTCCCACCTCGATGATGAAGATACAATTGGGGTGGGGGAAAGTACAAAGATTTTGGTGGAACGGCTGGTGGAACCAGACAAGAGATGCTCCGTTGTGTGCATATATGGTATGGGGGGTCTGGGAAAGACTACTCTTGCTAGAAAGGTTTACCATCATGTCCGTGTCAGGCGTCATTTTGATCATTTTGCTTGGAGTTCCATATCTCAATACTTGGACATCAGAGCTGTTGTGCAAGGAATACTGATCAAATTGACATCTCCTTCGGGAGAGCAGAGAAGGGAAATTGACAACATGAGTGATGATGAAGTATTGGAGAGATTGTATAAAATTcaagaggaaaagaaatgtctggtgGTTCTTGATGATGTGTGGAGAAGACAAGATTGGGAGAGTCTAAGACCTGCCTTTCCAATTGGAAAGGAGGGCAGCAGGATTGTGGTCACCACTCGGTGCCAGGCAGCTTCAATTGTGGATCCAAACATGGCTTTCTTTCACCAACCAAAGTTTTTAACAGGGGAGGAGAGTTGGGAGCTTCTTCAGAGAAAAGCATTGCCAACTAGAAATGATGATGGTACAG ATCCTAGCATTGCCAACGTGGAGGAGTTGGGAAAGGAAATGGTAAGATATTGTGGAGGTTTGCCATTGGCTATTGTTGTGCTTGGTGGACTTCTAGCTACAAAACACACATTCTATGAGTGGGAGAGAGttcaaagaaatattaaatcatACTTGAGAAGAGGCAAAGATAATTACGAGCAGCAAGGCAGTGGAGTGTCTGATGTGTTAGCTTTAAGTTATCAAGACTTGCCATACTACTTAAAATCATGCTTTCTCTATTTAGCCAATTTTCCTGAGGACTATGAAATACCAACCAGACCTTTGGTTCGAATGTGGGTGGCTGAAGGGATTATATCAGAGGCGAGAGAAGAAACATTGGAAGATGTTGCAGAAGGGTATCTGGATGAACTAATTGGAAGGTGTATGGTTCAAGCAGGAAGAGTAAGTTCAAACGGAAGAGTCAAAACTTGTCGCCTACATGACCTTATGCAAGATTTATGTTCATCAAAGGCAAAAGAAGAAAACTTTCTTGAGATTATTAATCTTCAGGAAGTAGAGACATTTTCATCCTCTAGAGTAACAACACTCGTTCCAAATAAAGTCCGAAGACGTGCCATATATCTAGATCAATCTATTCATATGGAGATTGTTAATAGAAATGAAGGTGCTAATAGCAACGCCAACTTGAACGTAGAGAATGGTATGCACCTTCGATCTCTCCTAATATTCTATCCACCAACAAAAAATTCAGTCCACTGGATGATGAGGAAGTTGGACTTGAAGAACTTCAAACTATTGAGAGTGCTTAGTCTTGAGGGACTTTCATTGGAAGAAAAATTACCAAGAGCAATTGGTAACCTAATACACTTGAAGTACTTAAGTCTTAAATATGCTAAGCTATTATGCTTTCCATCATCCATAAGAAATTTAAGTTGTATCCAAACTTTAGATTTACGGCTTGTCAGTGTTCATCGGGTAACTTGCTCTAAAGTACGTGATGTGATAGGTAGAATGAAATGGCTAAGACATCTTTGCCTTCCTCAATATCTTAATATGGATGACAGCAAGGTGCAATGGGACAGCCTAAGCAACTTGGAGACGCTAAAAAACTTTAATGCAAAGCAATGGGCTGTAAAGGATTTGGCACACTTGGCCAAGCTTCGGAAATTGAAGATAAATAATGTCAAAAGCTTTAAAGAGTTGGGGGTAATTCTCAAACCCTCTTGTCCCATTTCAAACATTCTTCATTCCTTGGTTTTGGATGATGTAAGTTCCAAAATTGAAGAAACAGATCTAAGGCAGTTATCTATATGCCAACATCTTTATAAGCTATTCTTGGGAGGAGAAATAAACAGTTTGCCTGGGCACCACCACTTCCCTCCAAACCTCATGAAGTTAACCTTATGGGAGTCTCACCTAAAACAGGATCCGATACCAATTTTAGAGAAGCTTCTTAACTTGACAACCCTACACTTAAAGATTGACTGTTACTTTGGGGAGGAAATGGTTTTCTCTGCACATGGGTTCCCTCGACTCAAGTATCTGCATGTCTCCTATATCGATTACTTAAGAAGGTTGAGGGTGGATAAAGGTGCAATGCCTAATCTTAAGAGTTTAACAATTGTTAGATGCAAATCATTGGAAATGGTTCCTGAAGGACTAAGGTATATCACTACCCTTCAAGCATTGGAGATCAAGTATATGCACAAAGAGTTCATGGAGAGGCTTCAAGtgataaatggaaaagaagggGAGGATTTTTACAAAGTCCAACATGTGGCCTCCATCTCATTAATTGTTG AAAATTCGCAAAGAGGATTCAAGTGA